Proteins from a genomic interval of Erwinia sp. SLM-02:
- a CDS encoding cobalamin-independent methionine synthase II family protein: MTTSTHYRAEVVGSFLRPAAIKQARKQFEAGEIDAAALRRVEDAEIRKVVELQREVGLQVVTDGEFRRAWWHFDFFDGLDGVERFEAEQGIQFNGVQTKARGVKVTGKLGFSNHPMLEDFRFLQSISGDAVAKMTIPSPSVLHFRGGRKVIDATVYPDLKDYFDDLAQTYKDAIKAFYDAGCRYLQLDDTVWAYLCSDDQKREIRERGDNPEELARTYARVLNKALEGKPDDLIVGLHVCRGNFRSTWISEGGYEPVAEILFGGVNIDAFFLEYDNERSGGFEPLRFIKPGSQQVVLGLITTKTGELEEAATVEQRIKEATQCISLDQICLSPQCGFASTEEGNSLTEEQQWAKLRLVVDIANRVW, encoded by the coding sequence ATGACAACATCTACCCATTATCGCGCCGAAGTGGTTGGCAGCTTCCTGCGTCCGGCGGCGATCAAGCAGGCGCGTAAACAGTTTGAAGCAGGTGAAATTGACGCCGCCGCACTGCGTCGCGTTGAAGACGCTGAAATTCGTAAGGTCGTTGAGCTGCAACGTGAAGTGGGCCTGCAGGTGGTGACCGACGGCGAGTTCCGCCGCGCCTGGTGGCACTTTGATTTCTTTGACGGCCTGGACGGCGTGGAGCGCTTTGAGGCCGAGCAGGGCATTCAGTTTAACGGCGTACAGACCAAAGCACGCGGCGTAAAGGTGACCGGGAAGCTGGGCTTCAGCAACCATCCAATGCTGGAGGATTTTCGTTTCCTGCAGAGCATCAGCGGCGATGCCGTGGCGAAGATGACTATCCCCAGCCCGAGCGTGCTGCACTTCCGCGGCGGCCGTAAAGTGATTGATGCCACCGTCTATCCCGATCTGAAGGACTACTTTGACGATCTGGCGCAGACCTATAAAGATGCGATCAAAGCCTTCTACGATGCCGGATGCCGCTATCTGCAGCTGGATGATACCGTCTGGGCCTACCTGTGCTCAGATGACCAGAAGCGTGAAATCCGCGAGCGCGGCGACAATCCGGAAGAACTGGCCCGGACCTATGCCCGCGTGCTGAACAAGGCGCTGGAAGGGAAGCCGGACGATCTGATTGTCGGGCTGCATGTGTGCCGTGGAAACTTCCGTTCAACCTGGATCTCGGAAGGCGGCTATGAGCCGGTGGCGGAGATCCTGTTCGGCGGCGTGAACATTGATGCCTTCTTCCTCGAATACGATAACGAGCGCTCCGGGGGGTTTGAGCCGCTGCGCTTTATCAAGCCGGGCAGTCAGCAGGTGGTGCTGGGGCTGATCACCACCAAAACCGGCGAACTGGAAGAGGCGGCGACGGTGGAGCAGCGAATTAAGGAAGCAACGCAGTGCATTAGCCTCGACCAGATCTGCCTCAGCCCGCAGTGCGGTTTCGCCTCGACCGAAGAGGGCAACAGCCTGACGGAAGAACAGCAGTGGGCCAAACTGCGTCTGGTGGTGGATATCGCTAACCGCGTCTGGTAA
- the tgt gene encoding tRNA guanosine(34) transglycosylase Tgt, with protein MKFELDTTDGRARRGRLVFDRGVVETPAFMPVGTYGTVKGMTPEEVQDTGAQIILGNTFHLWLRPGQEIMKLHGDLHDFMQWKGPILTDSGGFQVFSLGDIRKITEKGVHFRNPINGDAIFLDPEKSMEIQYDLGSDIVMIFDECTPYPADWDYAKRSMEMSLRWAQRSRDRFDSLGNKNALFGIIQGSVYEDLRDVSVKGLVEIGFDGYAVGGLAVGEPKDDMHRILEHVCPQLPEDKPRYLMGVGKPQDLVEGVRRGIDMFDCVMPTRNARNGHLFVTDGVVKIRNAKYKDDTSPLDAECDCYTCRNYSRAYLYHLDRCNEILGARLNTIHNLRYYQRLMAGLRKAIEEGKLEHFVTEFYQRTGTAVPPLTSDN; from the coding sequence GTGAAGTTTGAATTAGACACAACCGACGGCCGCGCCCGTCGCGGCCGCCTGGTCTTTGACCGTGGCGTGGTAGAAACCCCGGCCTTCATGCCGGTGGGCACCTACGGCACCGTAAAAGGCATGACGCCGGAAGAAGTGCAGGATACCGGCGCGCAGATCATTCTGGGCAACACCTTCCATTTATGGCTGCGTCCCGGCCAGGAAATCATGAAGCTGCACGGCGACCTGCACGACTTTATGCAGTGGAAGGGGCCGATTCTGACTGACTCCGGCGGCTTCCAGGTCTTCAGCCTGGGGGATATTCGTAAGATCACCGAGAAGGGCGTGCATTTCCGTAACCCGATCAACGGCGATGCCATTTTCCTCGATCCTGAAAAATCGATGGAAATTCAGTACGATCTCGGTTCTGATATCGTGATGATTTTCGATGAGTGTACGCCATACCCGGCCGACTGGGATTATGCCAAGCGCTCCATGGAAATGTCCCTGCGCTGGGCGCAGCGCAGCCGCGATCGCTTTGATTCGCTTGGTAATAAAAACGCGCTGTTCGGCATCATTCAGGGTAGTGTTTACGAAGATTTACGCGATGTCTCGGTTAAAGGACTGGTGGAGATCGGCTTTGATGGGTACGCTGTGGGCGGCCTGGCGGTCGGCGAGCCTAAAGACGATATGCACCGTATTCTGGAGCACGTTTGTCCGCAGCTTCCTGAAGATAAACCGCGCTACCTGATGGGCGTCGGTAAGCCGCAGGATCTGGTTGAAGGCGTTCGTCGTGGTATTGATATGTTCGACTGCGTGATGCCAACCCGCAATGCGCGTAACGGACATCTGTTCGTCACCGATGGTGTGGTGAAAATCCGTAACGCGAAGTATAAAGATGACACGTCTCCGCTTGATGCCGAGTGTGATTGCTACACCTGTCGTAATTACAGCCGTGCCTATTTGTACCATCTCGATCGCTGTAATGAGATTTTAGGAGCGCGTCTGAATACCATTCATAATCTGCGTTATTACCAGCGCCTGATGGCGGGTTTACGCAAGGCTATTGAAGAAGGTAAATTAGAGCACTTCGTGACTGAATTTTACCAACGGACGGGGACGGCGGTTCCGCCATTAACGTCTGATAATTAA
- the brnQ gene encoding branched-chain amino acid transport system II carrier protein: MTHRLTPKDILALGFMTFALFVGAGNIIFPPMVGIQSGEFVWTAAIGFLITAVGLPVITVIALARVGGGIDALSSPIGKAAGIVLATVCYLAVGPLFATPRTATVSFEVGIAPLTGDGALPLLVYSLIYFALVIGISLYPGKLLDTVGHVLAPLKIVALTILGVAALLWPAGGLAPATQDYQRAAFSSGFINGYLTMDTLGALVFGIVIVNAARSRGIDNAKLLTRYTVIAGLIAGVGLTLVYLSLFKLGSDSASIVDQQANGAAILHAYVQHTFGGMGSFFLAALIFVACMVTAVGLTCACAEFFEALLPLSYRQLVFILGLFSMVVSNLGLSHLIQFSIPVLTAIYPPCIVLVLLSFTLKWWHKSSRIIALPMLVSLIFGIIDAIKTTEFKALLPGFTQNLPLAEQGLAWLPPSLVMLVLVAVYDRVSGHQSVTAHQQ; encoded by the coding sequence ATGACGCATCGTTTAACTCCAAAAGATATTCTGGCGCTGGGCTTTATGACTTTTGCCCTGTTCGTAGGTGCCGGAAACATTATTTTCCCGCCGATGGTGGGTATTCAGTCCGGCGAATTTGTCTGGACCGCAGCAATCGGCTTTCTGATCACCGCCGTCGGTCTGCCGGTGATTACCGTGATCGCCCTGGCACGCGTGGGTGGGGGGATTGATGCCCTCAGCTCGCCTATCGGCAAAGCGGCCGGCATCGTGCTGGCTACGGTCTGCTATCTGGCCGTAGGCCCGCTGTTCGCCACCCCGCGTACCGCCACCGTGTCCTTCGAAGTGGGGATTGCCCCGCTGACCGGCGATGGCGCTCTGCCGCTGCTGGTGTACAGCCTGATCTATTTTGCGCTGGTGATCGGTATCTCTCTGTATCCCGGCAAACTGCTGGATACCGTGGGCCACGTGCTGGCACCGCTGAAAATTGTTGCGCTGACCATTCTGGGCGTTGCGGCACTGCTGTGGCCCGCCGGCGGTCTTGCTCCGGCAACCCAGGACTATCAGCGCGCGGCATTTTCCAGCGGCTTTATTAACGGCTATCTGACCATGGATACGCTGGGCGCACTGGTATTCGGTATTGTTATTGTTAACGCCGCGCGTTCACGCGGTATCGATAACGCGAAGCTGCTGACCCGTTATACCGTTATTGCGGGTCTGATTGCGGGTGTGGGTCTGACGCTGGTGTACCTGAGCCTGTTCAAGCTGGGTTCAGACAGCGCTTCGATTGTCGATCAGCAGGCGAACGGCGCGGCTATTCTGCACGCCTACGTTCAGCACACCTTTGGCGGGATGGGCAGCTTCTTCCTGGCGGCACTGATTTTTGTAGCCTGTATGGTCACCGCGGTTGGCCTGACCTGCGCCTGTGCGGAGTTCTTTGAAGCCCTGCTGCCGTTATCTTATCGCCAGCTGGTGTTCATCCTCGGCCTGTTCTCCATGGTGGTGTCTAACCTGGGCCTGAGCCACCTGATCCAGTTCTCTATTCCGGTGCTGACGGCGATTTATCCGCCGTGTATTGTGCTGGTCCTGTTGAGTTTCACCCTGAAGTGGTGGCACAAAAGTAGCCGAATCATCGCTTTACCTATGTTAGTGAGCCTGATTTTCGGTATTATTGACGCCATCAAAACCACGGAATTTAAGGCATTGCTGCCTGGGTTTACCCAAAATCTGCCGCTGGCGGAACAGGGACTGGCATGGTTGCCTCCTTCACTGGTGATGCTGGTACTGGTAGCCGTATACGATCGTGTGTCTGGCCACCAGTCGGTTACTGCGCATCAGCAATAA
- the proY gene encoding proline-specific permease ProY — protein MTSTTLKKGLSTRHIRFMALGSAIGTGLFYGSADAIKMAGPSVILAYLIGGAVAYIIMRALGEMSVNNPQASSFSRYAQDYLGPLAGFITGWTYCFEILIVAIADVTAFGIYMGFWFPDVPHWIWVLSVVMIIGAINLATVKIFGEVEFWLSLFKVATIIIMIVAGIGIIVWGLGNGGQPTGISNLWSHGGFFPNGWIGTMLSLQVVMFAYGGIEIIGITAGEAKDPQTSIPRAINAVPMRILVFYVGTLFVIMSIYPWNQVGTNGSPFVLTFQHMGIAAAAAILNFVVVTASLSAINSDVFGVGRMLHGMAGQGHAPKVFASVSRKGVPWVTVLAMMVAMLLAVYLNYLMPEKVFLVIASLATFATVWVWIMILFSQIGFRRTLSAEQKKALAFALPGGPFTATVGILFLFFIIGLIGYFPDTRVSLYVGIAWILLLLVSWQWVKRRK, from the coding sequence ATGACAAGCACGACACTTAAAAAGGGACTGAGTACCCGCCATATTCGTTTTATGGCCCTGGGTTCGGCAATCGGTACCGGGCTGTTTTACGGCTCGGCCGATGCGATCAAAATGGCCGGTCCCAGCGTGATTCTGGCCTATCTGATCGGCGGTGCGGTGGCGTATATCATTATGCGTGCGCTGGGCGAAATGTCGGTCAACAATCCTCAGGCCAGCTCCTTCTCGCGCTATGCGCAGGACTACCTCGGCCCGCTGGCTGGTTTTATCACCGGCTGGACCTACTGTTTTGAAATCCTCATTGTTGCCATTGCCGATGTGACCGCCTTCGGTATCTATATGGGCTTCTGGTTCCCCGACGTGCCGCACTGGATTTGGGTGCTGAGCGTGGTGATGATTATTGGTGCCATTAACCTCGCCACGGTGAAAATCTTTGGTGAGGTAGAATTCTGGCTGTCGCTGTTTAAGGTGGCGACCATCATCATCATGATTGTGGCCGGCATTGGCATCATTGTCTGGGGCCTGGGAAATGGCGGCCAGCCAACGGGCATCAGCAATCTGTGGAGCCACGGCGGGTTCTTCCCGAACGGCTGGATTGGCACGATGCTGTCGCTGCAGGTGGTGATGTTCGCCTACGGCGGAATTGAGATTATTGGTATCACCGCCGGGGAAGCGAAGGATCCGCAGACCTCGATCCCGCGGGCGATTAACGCCGTACCGATGCGTATTCTGGTGTTTTATGTCGGTACGCTGTTCGTCATCATGTCGATTTATCCGTGGAACCAGGTCGGGACTAACGGTAGCCCGTTCGTGCTGACCTTCCAGCATATGGGTATTGCGGCCGCCGCGGCCATCCTCAACTTTGTGGTGGTCACCGCGTCGCTGTCGGCGATCAACAGTGACGTCTTCGGCGTTGGGCGCATGCTGCACGGTATGGCCGGGCAGGGGCACGCACCGAAGGTCTTCGCCAGCGTCTCCCGCAAAGGCGTGCCGTGGGTGACGGTACTGGCGATGATGGTCGCCATGCTGCTGGCGGTGTATCTGAACTATCTGATGCCGGAAAAGGTCTTCCTGGTGATTGCGTCACTGGCGACCTTCGCCACCGTCTGGGTGTGGATTATGATCCTGTTTTCCCAGATTGGTTTCCGCCGCACGCTCAGTGCCGAACAGAAGAAAGCGCTGGCCTTCGCCCTGCCGGGCGGGCCGTTTACCGCGACGGTTGGCATTCTGTTCCTGTTCTTCATTATCGGTTTAATCGGCTATTTCCCGGATACCCGCGTATCGCTGTACGTCGGTATTGCGTGGATCCTGCTGCTGCTGGTGAGCTGGCAGTGGGTTAAGCGCCGCAAGTAA
- a CDS encoding peroxiredoxin C encodes MVLVTRPAPDFTAAAVLGNGEIVENFNFKKHTAGKATVVFFWPMDFTFVCPSELIAFDKRYAEFQKRGVEVVGVSFDSEFVHNAWRKTPVDKGGIGEVQYAMVADIKREIQKAYGIEHPDAGVALRGSFLIDKAGVVRHQVVNDLPLGRNVDEMLRMVDALQFHEEHGEVCPAQWEKGKEGMGASPEGVAKYLSENAAKL; translated from the coding sequence ATGGTCCTGGTAACTCGTCCAGCCCCTGATTTTACCGCCGCAGCCGTACTGGGCAACGGTGAGATCGTAGAGAACTTCAACTTTAAAAAACACACCGCTGGTAAAGCCACCGTTGTGTTCTTTTGGCCAATGGACTTCACCTTCGTCTGCCCTTCTGAGCTGATCGCTTTCGACAAGCGTTATGCTGAATTCCAGAAGCGCGGCGTTGAAGTTGTCGGTGTTTCCTTCGACTCAGAGTTCGTTCACAACGCGTGGCGTAAAACTCCGGTTGATAAAGGCGGCATCGGTGAAGTGCAGTACGCGATGGTTGCGGATATCAAACGTGAAATCCAGAAAGCCTACGGTATTGAGCATCCGGACGCGGGCGTTGCCCTGCGCGGCTCTTTCCTGATCGACAAAGCCGGTGTGGTTCGCCACCAGGTGGTTAACGATCTGCCGCTGGGCCGTAACGTTGATGAAATGCTGCGTATGGTTGACGCGCTGCAGTTCCACGAAGAGCACGGCGAAGTGTGCCCGGCTCAGTGGGAAAAAGGCAAAGAAGGTATGGGCGCATCGCCAGAAGGCGTGGCGAAATACCTGTCTGAAAACGCCGCTAAGCTGTAA
- a CDS encoding PstS family phosphate ABC transporter substrate-binding protein produces MKKLMALALMLFTSLAPAREGMLAGNLSSVGSDTLGNLMALWGESFNRQYPGINVQIQAAGSSTAPTALAAGAAQLGAMSRPMQAPERQLFEDSYGYPPLAVPVAMDALVVVVNQDNPLPGLNVQQLDAIFSITRRCGARKVPVTWGDLQLTQPGWTDRGLQRFGRNSASGTWGFFKQQALCNGDFRKDVGEYPGSAAVVQAVAGTLNSIGYASAGFHISGVKTVPVARSGSDWIAPTPENIRSGLYPYARPLYIYVNKAPGKPLEPLTAAFLRLALSPDGQKLVSQAGYLPLSQQQRDRALSLLAP; encoded by the coding sequence ATGAAAAAGCTGATGGCGCTGGCGCTGATGCTGTTTACCTCCCTCGCCCCCGCCCGCGAGGGCATGCTGGCGGGGAATTTATCCAGCGTCGGCTCCGACACGTTAGGCAACCTGATGGCGCTGTGGGGCGAGAGCTTTAACCGCCAGTATCCGGGGATCAATGTGCAGATTCAGGCCGCGGGATCGTCCACGGCCCCTACCGCGCTGGCGGCCGGCGCCGCGCAGCTCGGGGCGATGAGCCGGCCGATGCAGGCGCCGGAGCGCCAGCTGTTCGAGGACAGCTATGGCTATCCGCCGCTGGCGGTACCGGTGGCGATGGATGCGCTGGTGGTGGTGGTCAATCAGGACAATCCGCTGCCCGGGCTGAACGTGCAGCAGCTGGATGCTATTTTTTCGATTACCCGTCGCTGCGGGGCGCGAAAAGTGCCGGTGACCTGGGGTGATTTACAGCTGACGCAGCCGGGCTGGACGGATCGCGGCCTGCAGCGCTTTGGCCGCAACTCCGCCTCCGGCACCTGGGGGTTCTTCAAGCAGCAGGCGCTGTGCAACGGCGATTTCCGCAAAGACGTCGGCGAGTATCCCGGTTCGGCGGCGGTGGTGCAGGCGGTGGCCGGTACGTTGAACAGTATTGGCTATGCCAGCGCGGGCTTTCATATCAGCGGGGTGAAAACCGTGCCGGTGGCCCGCAGCGGCAGCGACTGGATCGCACCGACGCCGGAAAATATCCGTAGCGGGCTCTATCCCTATGCCCGTCCGCTCTATATTTACGTCAATAAAGCCCCCGGCAAACCGCTGGAGCCGTTGACGGCCGCATTCCTGCGCCTGGCGCTGTCGCCGGACGGTCAGAAGCTGGTCAGCCAGGCCGGGTATCTGCCGCTTTCACAGCAGCAGCGCGACCGTGCGCTGAGCCTGCTGGCCCCGTAA
- the yajC gene encoding preprotein translocase subunit YajC, translated as MSLFISDAVAAAAPSQGSPYSLVIMLVVFGLIFYFMILRPQQKRAKEHKKLMDSISKGDEVLTTGGLVGRVTKVADTGYVAIALNETTEVVVKRDFVAAVLPKGSMKAL; from the coding sequence ATGAGCTTGTTCATTTCTGATGCCGTGGCAGCTGCAGCACCATCACAGGGAAGTCCTTATTCTCTGGTGATCATGCTGGTTGTATTTGGTCTGATTTTCTACTTCATGATCCTGCGCCCTCAGCAGAAACGTGCGAAAGAGCACAAAAAACTGATGGACTCAATCTCCAAGGGCGATGAAGTGCTGACCACCGGTGGCCTGGTCGGTCGCGTAACCAAAGTGGCGGACACGGGTTATGTCGCTATCGCATTGAACGAAACCACTGAAGTTGTGGTCAAACGTGACTTCGTAGCTGCCGTTCTGCCGAAAGGTTCGATGAAGGCGCTGTAA
- the queA gene encoding tRNA preQ1(34) S-adenosylmethionine ribosyltransferase-isomerase QueA has product MRVADFSFELPESLIAHYPQAQRSGCRLLSLNGEDGALTHGVFTDLLGKLNPGDLLVFNNTRVIPARIFGRKASGGKIEVLIERMLDDKRVLAHVRSSKSPKPGSALLLGEDESVQATMTARHDTLFEIEFNDSRAVLDILNDIGHMPLPPYIDRPDEDVDRELYQTVYSQKPGAVAAPTAGLHFDEPLLAALREKGVETAFVTLHVGAGTFQPVRVDSIEDHIMHAEYAEVPQDVVDAVLACKARGNRVIAVGTTSVRSLESAAQAADDALIAPFFGDTKIFIYPGYHYQVIDALVTNFHLPESTLIMLVSAFAGYKNTMHAYQQAVAQEYRFFSYGDAMFITRNSQACHEIPGQG; this is encoded by the coding sequence ATGCGCGTTGCCGATTTTTCTTTTGAGTTACCCGAATCTTTGATTGCCCACTATCCGCAGGCCCAGCGCAGCGGGTGCCGCCTGCTGTCGCTGAACGGTGAGGATGGCGCGCTGACGCACGGGGTGTTCACCGACCTGCTGGGTAAACTTAATCCCGGTGACCTGCTGGTGTTCAACAATACGCGGGTGATCCCGGCACGTATTTTTGGCCGCAAGGCCAGCGGCGGAAAAATCGAAGTACTGATTGAGCGCATGCTGGATGACAAACGCGTGCTGGCCCACGTGCGTTCGTCCAAGTCACCGAAACCGGGCAGCGCGCTGCTGCTGGGCGAAGATGAAAGCGTTCAGGCAACCATGACCGCACGTCATGACACACTGTTTGAAATTGAATTTAATGATTCGCGCGCGGTGTTGGATATTCTGAACGACATCGGCCACATGCCGCTGCCGCCCTATATCGATCGTCCGGACGAGGACGTGGATCGCGAGCTTTATCAGACGGTTTACAGCCAGAAACCGGGTGCCGTCGCGGCACCGACCGCGGGCCTGCATTTTGACGAACCCCTGCTGGCCGCGCTGCGCGAGAAGGGCGTGGAAACCGCATTCGTTACCCTGCACGTTGGCGCAGGAACATTCCAGCCGGTGCGGGTAGACAGCATTGAAGACCACATTATGCACGCCGAATATGCGGAAGTGCCGCAGGATGTGGTGGATGCGGTGCTGGCCTGTAAGGCGCGCGGCAACCGGGTGATCGCCGTCGGTACCACCTCGGTACGATCGCTGGAAAGCGCGGCACAGGCCGCTGACGATGCACTGATTGCGCCATTCTTTGGCGATACCAAAATCTTCATTTACCCGGGCTATCACTATCAGGTCATTGACGCGCTGGTAACGAATTTCCACCTGCCGGAGTCCACGCTGATTATGCTGGTCTCCGCCTTTGCCGGTTATAAAAATACCATGCACGCCTATCAGCAGGCGGTGGCGCAGGAATACCGTTTCTTCAGCTACGGGGATGCCATGTTCATTACCCGAAATTCGCAGGCCTGCCACGAGATCCCGGGGCAGGGCTGA
- a CDS encoding LacI family DNA-binding transcriptional regulator: MASDNKNWITAADVARHAGVSRSAVSRTFTPGASVSKQTRQRVLASASELGYQVNIIARTMITGSSNFVGIITSSFENPFMSRLLGSLIHQLTLHGLMPLLLNINGLHQLEPALRRLLSYHITGVIMTSGAPPLALAREYLAKKIPVVLINRYACLPGIDRICSDNEQGASLVAALFREENLQRLAFIGENRHSFNTAERWRVFRAALPATPPAAHFCDRDSYQCGWEAAEKLVSARQDLQGIFCASDVLAMGVMDYLRQSPQNAAIKVVGYDDIPQAGFAAYQLTTVHQDTDRLALFSVDSLLKRIENFARPTLEQSVPVSLVRRCSA; this comes from the coding sequence ATGGCGTCAGACAATAAAAACTGGATCACGGCGGCCGATGTTGCCCGTCATGCAGGGGTTTCACGTTCAGCGGTATCGCGAACTTTCACACCGGGTGCCTCCGTCTCCAAACAGACTCGTCAGCGCGTTCTGGCCTCCGCCAGCGAGCTGGGCTATCAGGTGAATATTATTGCCCGAACGATGATCACCGGCAGCAGCAACTTTGTCGGCATCATCACCTCCAGCTTCGAAAACCCCTTTATGAGCCGCCTGTTGGGGTCGCTAATCCATCAGCTGACGCTGCACGGCCTGATGCCGCTGCTGTTAAATATCAACGGACTGCATCAGCTTGAGCCCGCGCTGCGTCGGTTGCTCAGCTACCACATCACCGGGGTGATCATGACATCGGGTGCACCTCCCCTTGCCCTGGCGCGTGAGTATCTGGCGAAAAAAATCCCGGTGGTGCTGATTAATCGCTATGCCTGCCTGCCGGGCATTGACCGAATCTGCAGTGATAATGAGCAGGGTGCCAGTCTGGTTGCGGCGTTATTCCGCGAGGAAAACCTGCAGCGGCTGGCCTTCATCGGAGAGAATCGGCACAGCTTTAACACTGCGGAACGCTGGCGAGTCTTTCGCGCTGCCCTGCCGGCAACGCCCCCCGCCGCCCACTTCTGCGATCGGGACAGCTATCAGTGCGGCTGGGAAGCCGCGGAGAAGCTCGTGAGCGCACGGCAGGACCTACAGGGCATATTCTGCGCCAGCGATGTCCTGGCGATGGGGGTGATGGATTATCTGCGCCAGTCGCCGCAGAACGCTGCAATCAAAGTGGTCGGGTATGATGATATTCCACAGGCAGGTTTTGCGGCCTATCAGCTAACCACGGTGCATCAGGATACCGACCGGCTGGCGCTGTTCTCCGTCGACTCTCTGCTAAAGCGAATTGAAAACTTTGCCCGCCCGACGCTGGAGCAGTCCGTCCCGGTCAGCCTGGTTCGCCGCTGTTCTGCCTGA
- a CDS encoding ACP phosphodiesterase, with protein MNYLAHLHLATLANSSLLGNFMADYIRGNPQQQFPADIAEGIALHRRIDALTDSLPEVRAARQLFRAETKRVAPITLDVIWDHFLSRHWSELVPEISLPAFLAQVKSVIEPQLAGTPEGFQTLNHYLWRDRWMERYAAAPYLQNVLRGMASRRPRLAALSESYYDFEENYQQLEDLFWQLYPQMMDRAIRQAL; from the coding sequence ATGAACTATCTTGCTCACCTTCATCTTGCCACGCTCGCCAACAGCTCACTGCTGGGTAACTTCATGGCCGATTACATCCGCGGTAATCCGCAGCAGCAGTTTCCCGCGGATATTGCCGAAGGCATTGCCCTGCACCGACGAATCGATGCACTGACCGACTCGCTGCCCGAAGTCCGTGCGGCTCGCCAGCTTTTTCGCGCCGAAACGAAGCGCGTAGCACCGATTACGCTGGACGTAATCTGGGATCATTTCCTGTCACGCCACTGGTCTGAACTGGTGCCGGAAATTTCCCTGCCAGCTTTTTTGGCTCAGGTTAAAAGTGTGATCGAGCCGCAACTGGCGGGTACGCCAGAAGGGTTCCAGACACTTAACCATTACTTATGGCGTGACCGCTGGATGGAACGTTATGCCGCCGCGCCCTATCTACAAAATGTGCTGCGGGGGATGGCCAGCCGCCGCCCACGCCTGGCGGCGCTGAGCGAAAGCTATTACGATTTTGAAGAAAATTATCAACAACTTGAAGACCTTTTCTGGCAGCTGTATCCGCAGATGATGGATCGTGCTATCCGCCAGGCATTGTGA